A window of Petrotoga sp. 9PW.55.5.1 contains these coding sequences:
- a CDS encoding ATP phosphoribosyltransferase regulatory subunit — MKRDIFAESKKLSNIVSEIRKTLIQKNFYEFFPPAIVNYNEKMKKGFKFADGKNFYLLKPDVTSWLIEMDKVKDEERIFYVSEVLTDNLSSSWQLGFEILNGEQIKIEEEIINLTIDILSKLGIKNFFIDVSSIKCWEDILESVPDFKEKILRAIELRNFEIIENLPLDQKIKNTVGDLFNFRGKETNLPKLNKIIKEINDSRIFVDLGTIKYMDYYEDIVFEIYSPDNGYLLGNGGQYQVNGKYSCGMALNLDVIREMKR, encoded by the coding sequence ATGAAAAGAGATATTTTTGCAGAATCAAAAAAGCTGTCCAACATAGTAAGTGAAATCAGAAAAACATTGATTCAAAAGAATTTTTATGAGTTTTTTCCTCCAGCAATAGTAAATTATAATGAAAAGATGAAAAAAGGTTTTAAGTTTGCTGACGGTAAAAATTTTTATCTTTTAAAACCGGATGTTACATCTTGGCTTATTGAAATGGATAAGGTGAAAGATGAAGAAAGAATTTTTTATGTTTCTGAAGTTCTCACAGATAATTTATCCAGTAGTTGGCAATTAGGGTTTGAAATTCTAAATGGTGAACAGATAAAAATCGAAGAAGAGATTATTAATCTAACCATTGATATACTTTCTAAATTAGGAATAAAGAATTTTTTTATCGATGTTAGTTCTATAAAGTGTTGGGAAGATATATTAGAAAGTGTTCCTGATTTTAAAGAAAAGATATTGAGAGCAATAGAGTTAAGAAACTTTGAAATAATTGAAAATCTGCCTCTAGATCAAAAGATAAAAAATACGGTTGGAGATCTTTTTAATTTTAGAGGGAAAGAGACGAATTTACCTAAGTTAAATAAGATAATAAAAGAAATTAATGATTCTAGAATTTTTGTTGATCTCGGAACTATAAAATATATGGATTATTATGAAGATATTGTATTTGAAATTTATTCTCCTGATAATGGGTATCTATTAGGTAATGGAGGTCAGTATCAG